From the genome of Colletotrichum higginsianum IMI 349063 chromosome 4, whole genome shotgun sequence, one region includes:
- a CDS encoding Cysteine synthase a has translation MSGTRAPPPVDTVLDAIGNTPCVRLRRVVPEGCADVYVKLESLNPTGSYKDRLARAIIEEAERRGDIRPGSTVVEATGGSTGSSLAFVCSLKGYRFVAVCSDAFAKEKLRTMAAFGAVVENVHSPDGKITPELFASIVGRAKTIVAENEGHYAADQFNNRDCIAGYRTLGEELVAQFPQGIDAFCAAIGGAGMAMGTSTVLKAARPATRVVVLEPASAPLLTQGKGGTHGIEGIGPGFVPPLLDRALYDEVRAYPEQEAREMCRRLAKEEGILAGTSTGLNIVAALALAKELGPGKVVVTVACDTGLKYTSGNLYQ, from the coding sequence ATGTCTGGAACTCGCGCCCCGCCCCCCGTCGACACCGTCCTGGACGCCATCGGCAACACGCCATGCGTGCGCCTTCGCCGCGTCGTGCCGGAGGGATGCGCCGACGTGTACGTCAAGCTCGAGTCCCTCAACCCGACGGGGTCGTACAAGGACCGCCTGGCGCGAGCCAtcatcgaggaggccgagcgcCGGGGGGACATACGGCCGGGGTCGACCGTTGTCGAGGccaccggcggcagcacgGGCTCGTCCCTCGCCTTCGTGTGCAGCCTCAAGGGGTACCGGttcgtcgccgtctgctCCGACGCGTtcgccaaggagaagctgcggacgatggcggcgttcggggccgtcgtcgagaacgTCCACAGccccgacggcaagatcaCGCCGGAGCTCTTCGCCTCCATCGTCGGACGGGCCAAGACCATCGTGGCGGAGAACGAGGGGCACTACGCGGCGGACCAGTTCAACAACAGGGACTGCATCGCGGGCTACAGGAcgctcggcgaggagctcgtcgcgcAGTTCCCCCAGGGGATCGACGCCTTCTGTGCCGCTATCGGGGGGGCCGGCATGGCCATGGGCACGTCGACGGTTCTCAAGGCTGCGCGTCCCGCTACGCGCGTGGTCGTTCTTGAGCCGGCATCAGCGCCGCTTCTGACgcaggggaaggggggcacTCACGGCATCGAAGGCATCGGGCCCGGATTCGTGCCGCCTCTGCTCGACAGAGCCTTGTACGACGAGGTTCGCGCGTACCCGGAGCAGGAGGCGCGGGAGATGTGCCGCAGGCTCgcgaaggaggagggcatcTTGGCCGGCACTTCGACGGGGCTCAATATTGTCGCTGCGCTCGCGCTGGCGAAGGAACTCGGTCCTGGGAAGGTGGTCGTCACTGTTGCGTGCGACACGGGGCTCAAGTACACGAGTGGAAATCTGTACCAGTAA